The following are encoded together in the Choloepus didactylus isolate mChoDid1 chromosome 7, mChoDid1.pri, whole genome shotgun sequence genome:
- the MAPK13 gene encoding mitogen-activated protein kinase 13 isoform X5, whose product MQHENVIGLLDVFTPASSLRNFHDFYLVMPYMQTDLQKIMGMEFSEDKIQYLVYQMLKGLKYIHSAGVIHRDLKPGNLAVNEDCELKILDFGLARQADAEMTGYVVTRWYRAPEVILSWMHYNQTVDIWSVGCIMAEMLTGKTLFKGKDYLDQLTQILKVTGVPGAEFVQKLNDKAAKAYIQALPQSPKKDFSQQFPRASPQATDLLEKMLELDVDKRLTASQALAHPFFEPFRDPEEETVAQQPFDDSLEHKKLTVDEWKQHIYKEIMSFSPIARKDSRRRSGMKLQ is encoded by the exons ATGCAGCATGAGAAC GTCATCGGGCTCCTGGATGTCTTcaccccagcctcctccctgcGCAACTTCCATGACTT CTACTTGGTGATGCCCTATATGCAGACGGATCTGCAAAAGATCATGGGGATGGAGTTCAGTGAGGACAAGATCCAGTACCTGGTGTATCAGATGCTCAAGGGCCTGAAG TACATCCACTCAGCCGGGGTCATCCATAGG GACCTGAAGCCGGGCAACCTAGCTGTGAACGAGGACTGTGAACTGAAG ATCCTGGATTTTGGGCTGGCGCGGCAGGCTGACGCCGAGATGACTGGCTACGTGGTGACCCGCTGGTACCGGGCCCCCGAGGTGATCCTCAGCTGGATGCACTACAACCAGACTG TGGACATCTGGTCTGTTGGCTGTATCATGGCAGAGATGCTGACAGGGAAAACTCTGTTCAAGGGGAAAGACT ACCTGGACCAGCTGACCCAAATCCTGAAAGTGACTGGGGTGCCAGGCGCAGAGTTCGTGCAGAAACTCAACGACAAAGCA GCCAAAGCCTACATCCAGGCCCTGCCACAGAGCCCCAAGAAGGATTTCTCCCAGCAATTCCCACGCGCCAGCCCCCAGG CCACAGACCTGCTGGAGAAGATGCTGGAACTGGATGTGGACAAACGCCTGACGGCCTCTCAGGCCCTCGCCCACCCTTTCTTTGAACCCTTCCGGGACCCTGAGGAGGAGACGGTGGCCCAGCAGCCATTTGACGACTCCTTAGAACACAAGAAACTCACAGTGGACGAATGGAAGC AGCACATCTACAAGGAGATCATGAGCTTCAGCCCCATTGCCCGGAAGGATTCGCGCCGGCGGAGTGGCATGAAGCTGCAGTGA
- the MAPK13 gene encoding mitogen-activated protein kinase 13 isoform X4, with amino-acid sequence MQPPRRSLGDWVRGMSLTRKKGFYKQDVNKTAWELPKTYVSPTHVGSGAYGSVCCAIDKRSGEKVAIKKLSRPFQSEIFAKRAYRELLLLKHMQHENVIGLLDVFTPASSLRNFHDFYLVMPYMQTDLQKIMGMEFSEDKIQYLVYQMLKGLKDLKPGNLAVNEDCELKILDFGLARQADAEMTGYVVTRWYRAPEVILSWMHYNQTVDIWSVGCIMAEMLTGKTLFKGKDYLDQLTQILKVTGVPGAEFVQKLNDKAAKAYIQALPQSPKKDFSQQFPRASPQATDLLEKMLELDVDKRLTASQALAHPFFEPFRDPEEETVAQQPFDDSLEHKKLTVDEWKQHIYKEIMSFSPIARKDSRRRSGMKLQ; translated from the exons ATGCAGCCGCCGCGCCGGAGCCTCGGAGACTGGGTGCGCGGGATGAGCCTCACCCGGAAAAAAGGCTTCTACAAGCAGGACGTCAACAAAACTGCCTGGGAGCTGCCCAAGACCTACGTGTCGCCGACGCACGTAGGCAGCGGGGCCTATGGCTCCGTGTG CTGCGCCATCGACAAGCGGTCAGGGGAGAAGGTAGCCATCAAGAAGCTGAGCCGGCCCTTTCAGTCGGAGATCTTCGCCAAGCGGGCCTACCgggagctgctgctgctgaaaCACATGCAGCATGAGAAC GTCATCGGGCTCCTGGATGTCTTcaccccagcctcctccctgcGCAACTTCCATGACTT CTACTTGGTGATGCCCTATATGCAGACGGATCTGCAAAAGATCATGGGGATGGAGTTCAGTGAGGACAAGATCCAGTACCTGGTGTATCAGATGCTCAAGGGCCTGAAG GACCTGAAGCCGGGCAACCTAGCTGTGAACGAGGACTGTGAACTGAAG ATCCTGGATTTTGGGCTGGCGCGGCAGGCTGACGCCGAGATGACTGGCTACGTGGTGACCCGCTGGTACCGGGCCCCCGAGGTGATCCTCAGCTGGATGCACTACAACCAGACTG TGGACATCTGGTCTGTTGGCTGTATCATGGCAGAGATGCTGACAGGGAAAACTCTGTTCAAGGGGAAAGACT ACCTGGACCAGCTGACCCAAATCCTGAAAGTGACTGGGGTGCCAGGCGCAGAGTTCGTGCAGAAACTCAACGACAAAGCA GCCAAAGCCTACATCCAGGCCCTGCCACAGAGCCCCAAGAAGGATTTCTCCCAGCAATTCCCACGCGCCAGCCCCCAGG CCACAGACCTGCTGGAGAAGATGCTGGAACTGGATGTGGACAAACGCCTGACGGCCTCTCAGGCCCTCGCCCACCCTTTCTTTGAACCCTTCCGGGACCCTGAGGAGGAGACGGTGGCCCAGCAGCCATTTGACGACTCCTTAGAACACAAGAAACTCACAGTGGACGAATGGAAGC AGCACATCTACAAGGAGATCATGAGCTTCAGCCCCATTGCCCGGAAGGATTCGCGCCGGCGGAGTGGCATGAAGCTGCAGTGA
- the MAPK13 gene encoding mitogen-activated protein kinase 13 isoform X3: MQPPRRSLGDWVRGMSLTRKKGFYKQDVNKTAWELPKTYVSPTHVGSGAYGSVCCAIDKRSGEKVAIKKLSRPFQSEIFAKRAYRELLLLKHMQHENVIGLLDVFTPASSLRNFHDFYLVMPYMQTDLQKIMGMEFSEDKIQYLVYQMLKGLKYIHSAGVIHRDLKPGNLAVNEDCELKILDFGLARQADAEMTGYVVTRWYRAPEVILSWMHYNQTVDIWSVGCIMAEMLTGKTLFKGKDYLDQLTQILKVTGVPGAEFVQKLNDKAAKAYIQALPQSPKKDFSQQFPRASPQATDLLEKMLELDVDKRLTASQALAHPFFEPFRDPEEETVAQQPFDDSLEHKKLTVDEWKQHIYKEIMSFSPIARKDSRRRSGMKLQ, from the exons ATGCAGCCGCCGCGCCGGAGCCTCGGAGACTGGGTGCGCGGGATGAGCCTCACCCGGAAAAAAGGCTTCTACAAGCAGGACGTCAACAAAACTGCCTGGGAGCTGCCCAAGACCTACGTGTCGCCGACGCACGTAGGCAGCGGGGCCTATGGCTCCGTGTG CTGCGCCATCGACAAGCGGTCAGGGGAGAAGGTAGCCATCAAGAAGCTGAGCCGGCCCTTTCAGTCGGAGATCTTCGCCAAGCGGGCCTACCgggagctgctgctgctgaaaCACATGCAGCATGAGAAC GTCATCGGGCTCCTGGATGTCTTcaccccagcctcctccctgcGCAACTTCCATGACTT CTACTTGGTGATGCCCTATATGCAGACGGATCTGCAAAAGATCATGGGGATGGAGTTCAGTGAGGACAAGATCCAGTACCTGGTGTATCAGATGCTCAAGGGCCTGAAG TACATCCACTCAGCCGGGGTCATCCATAGG GACCTGAAGCCGGGCAACCTAGCTGTGAACGAGGACTGTGAACTGAAG ATCCTGGATTTTGGGCTGGCGCGGCAGGCTGACGCCGAGATGACTGGCTACGTGGTGACCCGCTGGTACCGGGCCCCCGAGGTGATCCTCAGCTGGATGCACTACAACCAGACTG TGGACATCTGGTCTGTTGGCTGTATCATGGCAGAGATGCTGACAGGGAAAACTCTGTTCAAGGGGAAAGACT ACCTGGACCAGCTGACCCAAATCCTGAAAGTGACTGGGGTGCCAGGCGCAGAGTTCGTGCAGAAACTCAACGACAAAGCA GCCAAAGCCTACATCCAGGCCCTGCCACAGAGCCCCAAGAAGGATTTCTCCCAGCAATTCCCACGCGCCAGCCCCCAGG CCACAGACCTGCTGGAGAAGATGCTGGAACTGGATGTGGACAAACGCCTGACGGCCTCTCAGGCCCTCGCCCACCCTTTCTTTGAACCCTTCCGGGACCCTGAGGAGGAGACGGTGGCCCAGCAGCCATTTGACGACTCCTTAGAACACAAGAAACTCACAGTGGACGAATGGAAGC AGCACATCTACAAGGAGATCATGAGCTTCAGCCCCATTGCCCGGAAGGATTCGCGCCGGCGGAGTGGCATGAAGCTGCAGTGA
- the MAPK13 gene encoding mitogen-activated protein kinase 13 isoform X2: MQPPRRSLGDWVRGMSLTRKKGFYKQDVNKTAWELPKTYVSPTHVGSGAYGSVCMCLALVERPSLRVRLAPPIVLSSAPPHSPCCAIDKRSGEKVAIKKLSRPFQSEIFAKRAYRELLLLKHMQHENVIGLLDVFTPASSLRNFHDFYLVMPYMQTDLQKIMGMEFSEDKIQYLVYQMLKGLKDLKPGNLAVNEDCELKILDFGLARQADAEMTGYVVTRWYRAPEVILSWMHYNQTVDIWSVGCIMAEMLTGKTLFKGKDYLDQLTQILKVTGVPGAEFVQKLNDKAAKAYIQALPQSPKKDFSQQFPRASPQATDLLEKMLELDVDKRLTASQALAHPFFEPFRDPEEETVAQQPFDDSLEHKKLTVDEWKQHIYKEIMSFSPIARKDSRRRSGMKLQ, from the exons ATGCAGCCGCCGCGCCGGAGCCTCGGAGACTGGGTGCGCGGGATGAGCCTCACCCGGAAAAAAGGCTTCTACAAGCAGGACGTCAACAAAACTGCCTGGGAGCTGCCCAAGACCTACGTGTCGCCGACGCACGTAGGCAGCGGGGCCTATGGCTCCGTGTG CATGTGTCTGGCCCTGGTGGAGCGCCCCTCTCTCCGTGTCCGCCTCGCTCCCCCCATCGTGCTTTCCTCTGCTCCCCCACATTCCCCTTG CTGCGCCATCGACAAGCGGTCAGGGGAGAAGGTAGCCATCAAGAAGCTGAGCCGGCCCTTTCAGTCGGAGATCTTCGCCAAGCGGGCCTACCgggagctgctgctgctgaaaCACATGCAGCATGAGAAC GTCATCGGGCTCCTGGATGTCTTcaccccagcctcctccctgcGCAACTTCCATGACTT CTACTTGGTGATGCCCTATATGCAGACGGATCTGCAAAAGATCATGGGGATGGAGTTCAGTGAGGACAAGATCCAGTACCTGGTGTATCAGATGCTCAAGGGCCTGAAG GACCTGAAGCCGGGCAACCTAGCTGTGAACGAGGACTGTGAACTGAAG ATCCTGGATTTTGGGCTGGCGCGGCAGGCTGACGCCGAGATGACTGGCTACGTGGTGACCCGCTGGTACCGGGCCCCCGAGGTGATCCTCAGCTGGATGCACTACAACCAGACTG TGGACATCTGGTCTGTTGGCTGTATCATGGCAGAGATGCTGACAGGGAAAACTCTGTTCAAGGGGAAAGACT ACCTGGACCAGCTGACCCAAATCCTGAAAGTGACTGGGGTGCCAGGCGCAGAGTTCGTGCAGAAACTCAACGACAAAGCA GCCAAAGCCTACATCCAGGCCCTGCCACAGAGCCCCAAGAAGGATTTCTCCCAGCAATTCCCACGCGCCAGCCCCCAGG CCACAGACCTGCTGGAGAAGATGCTGGAACTGGATGTGGACAAACGCCTGACGGCCTCTCAGGCCCTCGCCCACCCTTTCTTTGAACCCTTCCGGGACCCTGAGGAGGAGACGGTGGCCCAGCAGCCATTTGACGACTCCTTAGAACACAAGAAACTCACAGTGGACGAATGGAAGC AGCACATCTACAAGGAGATCATGAGCTTCAGCCCCATTGCCCGGAAGGATTCGCGCCGGCGGAGTGGCATGAAGCTGCAGTGA
- the MAPK13 gene encoding mitogen-activated protein kinase 13 isoform X1, which translates to MQPPRRSLGDWVRGMSLTRKKGFYKQDVNKTAWELPKTYVSPTHVGSGAYGSVCMCLALVERPSLRVRLAPPIVLSSAPPHSPCCAIDKRSGEKVAIKKLSRPFQSEIFAKRAYRELLLLKHMQHENVIGLLDVFTPASSLRNFHDFYLVMPYMQTDLQKIMGMEFSEDKIQYLVYQMLKGLKYIHSAGVIHRDLKPGNLAVNEDCELKILDFGLARQADAEMTGYVVTRWYRAPEVILSWMHYNQTVDIWSVGCIMAEMLTGKTLFKGKDYLDQLTQILKVTGVPGAEFVQKLNDKAAKAYIQALPQSPKKDFSQQFPRASPQATDLLEKMLELDVDKRLTASQALAHPFFEPFRDPEEETVAQQPFDDSLEHKKLTVDEWKQHIYKEIMSFSPIARKDSRRRSGMKLQ; encoded by the exons ATGCAGCCGCCGCGCCGGAGCCTCGGAGACTGGGTGCGCGGGATGAGCCTCACCCGGAAAAAAGGCTTCTACAAGCAGGACGTCAACAAAACTGCCTGGGAGCTGCCCAAGACCTACGTGTCGCCGACGCACGTAGGCAGCGGGGCCTATGGCTCCGTGTG CATGTGTCTGGCCCTGGTGGAGCGCCCCTCTCTCCGTGTCCGCCTCGCTCCCCCCATCGTGCTTTCCTCTGCTCCCCCACATTCCCCTTG CTGCGCCATCGACAAGCGGTCAGGGGAGAAGGTAGCCATCAAGAAGCTGAGCCGGCCCTTTCAGTCGGAGATCTTCGCCAAGCGGGCCTACCgggagctgctgctgctgaaaCACATGCAGCATGAGAAC GTCATCGGGCTCCTGGATGTCTTcaccccagcctcctccctgcGCAACTTCCATGACTT CTACTTGGTGATGCCCTATATGCAGACGGATCTGCAAAAGATCATGGGGATGGAGTTCAGTGAGGACAAGATCCAGTACCTGGTGTATCAGATGCTCAAGGGCCTGAAG TACATCCACTCAGCCGGGGTCATCCATAGG GACCTGAAGCCGGGCAACCTAGCTGTGAACGAGGACTGTGAACTGAAG ATCCTGGATTTTGGGCTGGCGCGGCAGGCTGACGCCGAGATGACTGGCTACGTGGTGACCCGCTGGTACCGGGCCCCCGAGGTGATCCTCAGCTGGATGCACTACAACCAGACTG TGGACATCTGGTCTGTTGGCTGTATCATGGCAGAGATGCTGACAGGGAAAACTCTGTTCAAGGGGAAAGACT ACCTGGACCAGCTGACCCAAATCCTGAAAGTGACTGGGGTGCCAGGCGCAGAGTTCGTGCAGAAACTCAACGACAAAGCA GCCAAAGCCTACATCCAGGCCCTGCCACAGAGCCCCAAGAAGGATTTCTCCCAGCAATTCCCACGCGCCAGCCCCCAGG CCACAGACCTGCTGGAGAAGATGCTGGAACTGGATGTGGACAAACGCCTGACGGCCTCTCAGGCCCTCGCCCACCCTTTCTTTGAACCCTTCCGGGACCCTGAGGAGGAGACGGTGGCCCAGCAGCCATTTGACGACTCCTTAGAACACAAGAAACTCACAGTGGACGAATGGAAGC AGCACATCTACAAGGAGATCATGAGCTTCAGCCCCATTGCCCGGAAGGATTCGCGCCGGCGGAGTGGCATGAAGCTGCAGTGA